Within Astyanax mexicanus isolate ESR-SI-001 chromosome 2, AstMex3_surface, whole genome shotgun sequence, the genomic segment tgtttaatatttttacatacaAAACAGCACAGTATCACACAAAAGGCTAAAAAGGGGAATGGATAATTGACCTGGCACAGGATAACTGGTCTTTGGCATTTGACTCTTGAGAAAAATCTGTCTCTTTCAGTTCTGTAGAGGTGTCGTTTGAAGTACTGTGACTGACACATACAGAAACAAATCAATAAAAGCTGCTGGTAGGCAATTACATATAATTTACACAATATGTTATACAGTAGATCAAAACTTTTCTATTACCTCAGGTCAGAGTCATTCTGTGCACTTGATTTAGTAGTTTTTTCCATTTCAAGGCTATAAGAAAAGGCGAGGGCATAAATGAACACTAACTTGTCATAAACACTTCAGAGAACATACTGCATTTCATTCCATGTTCCTACCAGATAGCAGAATCTTCTTCAAGGTACTGGGACAGGGTCAAATCACTCTTCTCTGCTGCTGATTCACCATGAGAGGTCTGTTTCTGCTCATCAGCTTCATTAGGCTGAAAACACAGTTAAGGAGAGCTCTAATGgagttttcacacctaaaagtccACGCCAAGGTTCGTGTCTCTGTTACATTGTGAAGCACCTGCATCTGCAATGTAACACCaatttttcccctctttttttaggtttgtttaaagactgtcTCAGCTTTCTGTAACTGGTCCAAAAGTGCCTTCACACTGCAGGCAAACCAGAACATGCTTCAGTTGATACAGACCAAGACAAACTCTTAGGCCAGATCAGACTCTTGTCCTTTGGTCCATGCTGTCGTTCATAGCCCCTTTCTCAtctgctactttggtttggacccAAACTGAAAGGTCTGAATGTCTGGACCAAACAAAGTCAAACAAAGTAGGTGTAAAAGCCCCCTAAGTAGGAATGCAGATACTAGTTTTGTCCAATTTGGTACAAGTATGTGTATTTTTGGACTTGTCGATACAAACACCTATTTAGAATAAAGCAATTAGCAACAGTATGTAATAGTTTAGCTGTTAGTGTAAATTACTGCAATGCAATAGTTaaattgtttattgttgtttagttatttgagttatattatatacacaaaaaaaataaacaaattaccttaaaaaaaagcatgtttttaaaaAGATCAGAAGCCAAACGAATCAGACTTTCAGGAAAAAAATGGTAACTAGTTGGGGAATGAGGAGGGGGTGGGGGCTGAGGAGAGTTAGCTGGGTTTTTAAGAAGCTGGGAGTTCtactttttttacagacatttttataCTGTGGATACAGTACTGCCGTCTTAACTGCAGCTGGATGTATGAACTTTTTGCACAAAGGGCGGCTGGGCGAAGTGCTTCATGAATTCTAAGGGCTGTTTGCTGAGCTGCTAGGGTATAAAGTTGAGACAGGTGTCTCACCAACTAACCCTATTGCGTGATCTCTTTCTCACTCATACCATCACTCATTCTGTGAATTTGAAACTAAAATGCAGACCATTGAATCTTGATGGAATAGTTAGTTAGTGCAGCAATGTGCACTTGGCACATGGTAACGGCTGTTGGAATCTGAGCCCTGCTTGCACTTACGAGTACAAACACATGATCATGGAATCAGACAACTCTTGTTCTAACAATTGCTGACACTACTAATTTTCTGCACTGTGATAcacaaactttatttttacaCAGTGTCAACAGTATAGATGAACTATAAACAAATAAGGTAGATTTCATACCTCTTCAATCAAGTTTAGATGTGAGAAGGGATTCAGAAACTTCATGACCCTTTTGAGagagacaaaaaacaaaacaaatcagttAATCCAaataagttatccaaaaacaaaaACCTACCGACTAAGGTGGTTTATACCTGATTAAGTTCAGCTTTAGAGACAACTGCTCTGCAAGGGCACCTTCTGTATTCTCTGTCTGTTCAGAGTTACTGGTAGAGAAGACAAAAATGTAGATTAAGATTATGATGATTAATTTCAACACATTAAAATTATCAATGCAAATGTCCTATAGCACTTTCCTTTCACGTATTCCACCATGACGGATCTCTCAACTTGccctgtgggcgtgtctgttttTGAAGTTTATTGGATAAACGGATGGCAACGCTGTGTTAAATGCAACACAACCCAGCACAAAGTGACTCTCTACATTGTAATAAATATGATGCGCCAAGGCTAAAATGATAGTGGACAAGCTTTGTTAGCTTTAGCTAACACAGTCACTGGTGCATTAAGTGAGCtaacagttttataaaaaaacagttttataagACCTGTTATCTGGTTTATAATGTGTAAACAATAAAACATTGCAAACTATACATCATAAGATCAACTCGCAAATTATAACTACTTGTTGATTATCATTGCAGAAGCTTTTGAACTCAAGTCTTTGACTTCAGTGTTCTGAAATTGGACTATGGTAGCCACTTCACACGCTCGCTGTCATTTAGTATTGTTCCATCAAACTCACCCAGTAACGCAGTCATCTTTTTCAAGGCTCCAAGTGGATTCATCTTCTTCACTTACACCACTGGTTTCTGTTTTAGTTTCCATCTAAAACATCCGGTCACCAAAATAGAATGTAAAGCACTCAACATACACTTAATCTGGAACACTGCAAAATACTTCCAGTGTTGAGTAGATGAAGCATTATAACTTACAGCAGAAACTTCCACAGTGGGATGAGGGGATTTCACAACAGACATTGGAGGATTCGCTAGCAATGTTAGGCCCAGCTGTTCTGTTTCTAGTAGAGGCATGAGACACTGGTTAGTGTTTATCATAAAATCATATCAGGACTAATTCatgcataaatatattttaattacccTTTTTGGGCACAACACGTGGAAAATGTGACCTCACTGTACAGCACCCATTCATTTCCAGGATCTGCTGAGGTCTGGAGAACATGTCCCAGGCAAGGCTTACAAGCGATCGATCTAAAGACTCATTTTGCTCCTCTGTAATGGCCTTCTCACTTGAATAGCAAGCAAATTTCTTTACAACTAAATCATCATTCACACAGAtctgtaaaaagaaaacaaaaaagatgacATTTTTATCTTAAACTGAAAATACCAATACCAATATTAGTCTACTGCCTAAGGTCTGAAATCTTAACTGGAGCTACAACTAAGCATGTGTGTatagaaaaaaagaatatcaGAGGCAACAGGCCACATTGCTGAGTATGATTTGCaattatatttagttatttaaacaGATATGttattcaggtaaaaaaaaaacacattcagcaGGGAAGCTGCAAGACCACAATTAAAGTGTATGGACTACATATAAATCTTTTAAATTAAACTCTGAGTGAATGAACCTGTAAATTGTGACTGGTCACTGACAGTGCAATTTATGTTTAAGAAACAGGCACATAAGGTTTCTGTGACTTTTCAGAGTTAACCTGAAAACAAGAGCCATGCAGGACATTTCAGAAAGATACAGATGCATTCCTATTTAACTTGATGTTTGTTCTCCAAATTTTTTACCCCATTTAAGATACAGAAAATTAGGTAATACAACACAAGTATGGCGAAATTACAAATTTACACATGTATGAGtacaagtaaacaaataaaaatgtgcatgTCTGTTTGATAAGACAAACTTATCACACCTGTGAAATATTAGTAGAAAATTGTGCAGTGTATTATGCAGTGTGTAgtatatacaattattatttttcttcaacATTTGCAAATAATCAGATCATATTTCCAACAACAAATGGATTAGCTTGGAAGCATGGTAGCTACCTCTAATTGTGCCTTTGAGAGCCTTTTTGAGTTTTGGCACAGAACACTATACTGTCTCATGCGGTTGGAATAGTGTTGCACTACTGTCCTTTAGAAAGTAGAATCTAATCATCAAGCACAATCACAGTAGCAATGTAAACTCTATAAACAAAATTCAGTCTGAAAACACCTAAAATATTTATGGCAGACCACTACAAAATGTGATGTGAAAAGAAAACAACACTTTACCTTCACATTCCTGATGGTTAAGTACAACTCAACTGCAGTGCAATCAGCATTGGTCTCACACAGGACTGCCTCCACCAGAGTAgacactaaaaacaaaaaaaataccctTTTAATATAAATGAATTGAAACAAAGAACCAATTTAAATGTTCATGTTAACATGTAGACATACTCAAGTTTGATTCTTACCTTTTAGAAGATTGTGCAAGTATTTTGTGGCAGAGACATCCCAGCAGGGTGATGGACTAAAAGAGGACACAAAAGACCAATACCCAAGTCAAGGGTGGCATATATAAATTCTCAATGTAACTTGATCCACATTGGTATACTGGGAATTTGCCCTAGAAGACATTACCTCCCACAATGGACagagcagtgtgtggtaatggtCATGACCAATGGTGTCTGACTAGAAATGTCTCTTTACTTTCCGTGGGATATGGACAAAAACATGGGACAAAACACTAGTTGCTGTACCGTGACTTTTATGTTGGTGAATGATAACTGTATTTGATTACATATATGAATACACATCCTAAAGTAAGATCATGACGATGCTTACTGATAACATGTTTTTGTGTGCTTTAGGTGAAGCCTTACACTAGCTCTGCCGTCTCAGTGGAGATGGACACCTTGAGTCTCATAGGGTAGATCCTCGCCAATTGAAACCTTCGCACTCGGAAAGGCAGCTGAAGGAACTTCTCAAGAAGAGccctcacactgcaaaaaaaaaacataattactgataaaaaaatatttaagctcCAGAAACATGTCTAACATATTAGAcaactaatataatattagtaCTACAATAAATGTAGCATTGCAAGGTGGCAGTGCAAACAATTAACCAGCTAAATGTCTATTTTGAATGAAGCATGAGCTTGTGTTGTGTGAACCAAGGAACAAAAATTTGGTGCATGCCAACACCCTCCAAAATGCTTGTGGTCATTGCACAGATCATGCCAATTGCAATGTGTCAAGAACAAACCTtgcttagggtgctttcacacacAATTTGTTGTCCATAcattcagacttttcagtttggtccgaccCCCCAAAAAAAGCATGTGTAAAAAATGCTGCAAGCCACACAGCGAATCAAATGACCATtatttggtccgaccaagaggtGTTCCAGTTTGTATGAAGTGTGAAGCACTTTTTGATGATTTGGACTTTCTGACCACTAACAGTATGCTAAGGCAGGCTATTGTcactcagaaaaaaataaaaaacaagcaattttttatttctgtacatACAGTAACTGCAGATTAATGACCAAAAACGTATTATGCTTATTCTACTGCATGACTGCATGCACTTAGtgggagtcagattctggcagggagACAATATTCAGCACAGTTAACACTGGCATTTTTACAAAGTGTTGAAGCACATGAGAAATAAAGTTTGCACGGATCAACTGTACATACTCATCTGTATTGATGATGAAACGCTCTCCATGATCCACCAAAAAACACATGGCCTGACTGCCTACTGTTCCCACAAAGAGAGACTCCACTGTGGCCCTACACCAGCTCTTCAGCACTGGGCAAAACACCGCACACAGCTGCCAAAACAGAATAATACAGGATAGGAGAGATTTTAAATAGGTTAAAAgctttcattaataaaaaaaaggggaGGAATAACAAGTCAATTTATTTTGTTTGAATTAAATCAGCTTTCTAGTTACAACATTATACCTGTCCTTCCTCAAGCGTAGTTGGCTTTATTTCCTGCACCTCCAGGTTTACATCATGATAGAAAAGATTCATTTTAGTCTGCAGGTCCTCATATTCACGAGGGTTCTCAGCTTGCATGCCAGGTCCTTTCACAACTTTTCCCCACAAACATCCTGGATCCACAACCTCACAGAAAAGAGAAACAAGCCCATCATTATTTCAATATTCAACATTTGTGATTGCTTTTATCTAGGCTTTTAGGTTTTCCTGGCCATGTCATTAAACTAAAGATTACCTTACTTTAACAAAGCTGACCAGGTTTATTAAAAATCGTACACAGTTTCAGAGTAAACACttacaaaaacaagacaaaaacactgaatgaaaggGATGCAAATATTCAGCAACCAAAATGATTAGATCAAaaagttatattgtgttatattgaCGCAATCAAATCACAACTAGTGTGGTGTGAGGTACTCTTTTGTAAATGCAGAAAATCTGGCTAAATTAATTAAAACGTGAAAATCATACTCAGTATTCAGCATTTAGATAGATTTATAAATTTGTTAGGTTTTGGTCAAAAAGCTTTGATGCTATTTAAGTTAGGGTTACAGATTCAATTAAGGAAATTTGATGCACCCCTAACCTTCATTTTCACACTGAACATACATCTGGGATACACAACTCCAGCACAGTGTGTTGATTAGCTTGCTCTCTGGCTCAAAATACTAACAATAGTTCTTTAAGTGATGCCAAACAACTACTACTTTCGGCTCCATATGTAAACcatttgtaatataaaaaaaaaaagtgaattaccTTTTATATGaagggagatatatatatatgaagcgAACAAATGGTGCTGGACATACAGTTGTGTACAGACACACAGTCAGAACATTTGACGTTATACAAATGTGCACGGTACCTTAATTATTGATATCTCTAACATTCCTCCACTTTTGTCCATTGCCAAATCTGAAAAGCAGAACATATTTTAGCTTTTACTTTTagcaataaatccataataattTACTCCTACACACCACTAGTTGCTAGATGTGTTAGTTAGAAAGGTTAGGGTACCCCGTGGTTCAAGAAAAAACGTTAACGCTAGCtagcctaacctaacctaacctaacctagcttagCGTACCAAACACTAGCTAGTCGATCACTGCAAAAAagtttgtttgtaattaaaacaaaatataaaacgtGTTTAATTTACAGTAACTAGCTAGCATGGCAAAGCGCCCGTAACTTTCCAGGGATAGATAACAGTTCTGTCGCTTCAGAACAGAATATTTCTCTCTAACAGCAGGGCAGTCCTGCTAACCTAGCTCACCGGATCTTCTAGCTCAGGCCACGACGCCGTATTTCAAAAATGCGACCGTTAAACGCTAGACAACACACCAAAACCGTACATTTAAACTAACAGGTATGTAGCGAATATAAGACTGAATAATAATCGTCTTTTACCCTTTAATTAGCCAAATATGTCTTCGTTAGCGTTTCATATCTGTTCAATCAACGATATgttctaattctttttttttttacaccaatcGTTTCAACGTCTAGCCTCGCACAAACACCCTCAATTCTCAGTTCTGGtcaattaattttaatataaaaaaacgttTTCCTTTTTCAACCGCAATGGATAAACAGGTTGTAGGCATAACATATGTTGCAAAAGTCTCACTTTATCTTAATGTTAAtcttaatgagaaaaaaattacGTTTTACGCATAAATGTGGCACAATGTGACCGCTTACCCTCAAGTTCTTTCAGCAAACTCCAAGGCTGCGTCCCAAACGGCCCACAAGCACCCTGAATAGTGCACAAAACAGTATGCCTTCATTAAACGTTCAGTTTACGTTATTTTGTGGAGCTTTCTTACTATTTACAGCTTGTCTCTCGTTATGTTGacattctttttaaatgttttttaactgtaataaaaatttaaattttaaagggGGAGAAGTGGCCATGTTTAGACTGATTAGTAGTAAGGATGTTTTTTAAAAGaacagccggtgttctgtcgagttgtaataccttgtcaaatcgtgctaccctagtgttactgtacaaatacaaaagaagcaccataTTAAAGCACGTTCTCAGTCATTGTAgttagtatatttggatagcataaatcaCCGTTTCGTGGTAAAGTTATGGCAATGAGAGGtcattacacactgcttttatatgtTATTATTTCCCATTTAcgcttttgtgcaaaaaaaaaaaaagtgaaatattcaaaaagtgtaggtcagcgcatgcgcagtgctcgACGGTCGCACCAGTACTAATAAGCTGGAACACCATTTgacactagaggtgggcgataacgggaattttggtatcgatccgataccaagtaaacgcagggccagtattgccgatatcgatactgataccgatactttttaatatttaagctttaatagatccaaatgatccaaaaacctaggatataatttcaccaaacattgtaagtgataacaaaatactttagtatcacaatcaacattttttgtttagaaacaatggaacagtaacaaaacaaagtttaaatataaagtaaaaaaatattaaaaaataaaataaaaattctcccctcactagacatcttttctagttctttctttctttgtttcttttttttaatagaattgtcatttggaaaaacaataaaaaataaggaattgtcttcctttcagtgcagttcaaatgcaagtttttcctTAAATaagcagagtgtaaaaaaatatcactcaacactaatctcctgaggtagaggcgtgtcgactcgaggagagcgctgagtgggcggggccaggctgagcctacctgcgtggcggtttggctggctttgctgagccatgtgacacatgtgcaacaacaagagaccagagagtagactgtggtgaatcctcgtgcgcagcagtcagtgcgtgcggcagagaaaaaagcttgaatatcgatatttttacacaagtattgctcaataccaataccagcgttagtatcgatattatcgatatttggatcgatccgcccacctctatttGACACAGCAGGTTCACAATGTATGAAATTAACTTACATTCAGTAAcagttatatgtatttattaaataatacttTCTTTTCTGTCCTTATCCACTGAAAAGAATGCTTTAAAAGTGTCTCTGCAGGGTTATAAGACGAGAGAAAGAActcttttaattaaattaatttagaaCTGATTCATTTAACTACACTATTGATATCTCAATGTCTAATGATTGATATCCTAAACTTGTTTACACGTGTTTTCTTTcacaaaaaacaatgtaaaaatatgtaGAAGTAATTTTGAATCATTTTTATTGGTCAGCCCAAAATAGTTGAAATCAACACAACGTAAAGCACAGCTTTCAGATTCTTCTTGTGTCAACAAGAGAAGAACTGTAAAATAGAGAGGAAATTTGTAGGAATTTGTAAACAATTGTATGCACTTAAAAAGTGATGAATTTTATATTacactgttaataaaaaaaattgatgtctGAACAGTTTTATTACACACACTATGACCAGAAATTGAATTAAAAAGCAGTGTTTTCTCATTATACATAATGGCTTTAAGTGTCAATACTGTTACATTCAGGTAAGTTATTCCAGAAAGAATGAACACAATTGTTAAAGATATGCATGCAGCCTGCTGGATGTGTTTGCACTTGACTAGATGCCTTTGTAGGTGCTGTAGGAGTATCTGCTGAGGAGTAGAGGCAGATGGAATGTCTGATCCAGGTCTGTTATGGTGAAGACAATCTGAGACAAAAGAAACATTTTTAGAAGATTATCCCAATACAGCAGCACCATATGTGTATGTGAACAATGCTGTAACAATTTGCTTTTGTACTCACCTCAATGTATGGATAAAAGCTGGACTGACATAAACTTTCCCAGTACTGTCTGGTCTCAAAGCGTAATTTATACATGCCTGCAGTGAACTCGTCTCTGGAGATTAGATCAGAGCACTGGCCATCCTCATCTGTTGTTCTGAAAGGGAATTCATAAAGAATttgataattttaataatttatcaaTTAATTTAGTTACCTACATACACTGGAGCAGATGCACACAACCCCAAGCTTAATGCTTTCAATGTTAAGACTGAGAAACATATTTATTgccttaactcagtcaagtcattatAAGTTGCAAACAGTATGTTTGGGTGACAGAAAACACgctttatgcaaatatatggtcccaggagccaatgggaaaatTGTATGAACCAAGACTGAGGAAAGAGCCATGGTGCAATACATGGTACATTAATAATTACTGGCTCAACAAACATGTTTATGGATTCAGGTTGAGTTTGAGGTTCAGGTTACAATAATGATTGGAGCTGGAGTGATGATTGTAATCCAAAAtcgatcatccaacatcagtacctaAACTCTGTTGTTGGTGAACGCAATCAGATCCCCAGAAGCAATATTTCAACATCTGTTATGAAGTTTACAAACAAGTAACTCAGAAGACTATTATAATTGACGTATAATGTAATTTGTCAGGGCATGTACCCTTTAGATACGAGGTTCCAGAGGGCCATCTGAGGATCCAAGCGGTGCAGACTGAGGGCCATGCGTGCTCCAGGAACTCCATCTGCAGTGTTCAGCACATGAGTAGTAAGTAGACTCCCAGTCTTAGAGGTTGTCATACTGTGATCTGCTACGCAAGAGATGATGTGGAGGCAAGAAGTGTGCATCAAATTATTGAACATAAGTGCTTTGGTTTAATAGTTAGTAGAATAATCATACTTGCTTTAATCTCTgcatgtagtaaacaaaaagcaTTGACGAAGaactaaaaaagggaaaaaacaggacaggacagaaactttactaaaaagctTTCAAGTAATAGAAAATACTTAAAGATAAATGCAATTAATTTGTATTTGTCAAAATATGaaacaatttttaaaaatcagtgcttatctaaatgtcattttataATCCAGATTTTAGTAACTTAAAACCAAATAGTTCATGTCCAACACTTTCTAATGAAAGTGAATTTGAATTtcataaaattgtatttatttaaatttgaataTTAAGTTTAATGTTGAACTGTATCTATCATGTgtattaaaatgttacatttaattaaaatgtatgtgAGTCAGTTTTTAAGTAATCTAACCTGAAAATATTACATCTGGGTTCCTTTAGATAGAACAAATAAGCACAAGTTTAATCATCTAAGTTTCAGCCTGTCTGAGATTTGAATCTGAACTTGATAAACTGCATTTGAAACAAAATGTGCAGCTTGTTTTTCTTATTTGATTTTCCACAGTAGATTGCATTGAAGCTGTGTTGAATCTAGTTCAGCATCagacattcatattcatattaaggGCAAATAATACAGATTTATACATTTCAAATTTCAATCCTGACATAATTCCATAAACTTTGACCATGCAGAGTTTGGGTCTGACCATGCAGAGTTTGGGTACTGAAGTTATTTGAAGCAATTCAAACTGTAGTAAAAAGTAAACTCTCCAAACCCAAACTCTCCAAAATGTAAATACCATATTTTACTTTTGAAAAATAGGTTATGTATAATCTACATAAATAGTCTGTATACAGGCTTTACAGAAGAGTAAGAAGTTAAAAATTGCTCCTAGGACATTTACATTATGTGGAGAATAG encodes:
- the urahb gene encoding 5-hydroxyisourate hydrolase b isoform X2, producing MFNNLMHTSCLHIISCVADHSMTTSKTGSLLTTHVLNTADGVPGARMALSLHRLDPQMALWNLVSKGTTDEDGQCSDLISRDEFTAGMYKLRFETRQYWESLCQSSFYPYIEIVFTITDLDQTFHLPLLLSRYSYSTYKGI
- the urahb gene encoding 5-hydroxyisourate hydrolase b isoform X1, with amino-acid sequence MTTSKTGSLLTTHVLNTADGVPGARMALSLHRLDPQMALWNLVSKGTTDEDGQCSDLISRDEFTAGMYKLRFETRQYWESLCQSSFYPYIEIVFTITDLDQTFHLPLLLSRYSYSTYKGI